From the genome of Ziziphus jujuba cultivar Dongzao chromosome 6, ASM3175591v1, one region includes:
- the LOC107431478 gene encoding uncharacterized acetyltransferase At3g50280, with protein MARNPPSLRIISECFIQPYDVVSNSQQSKQPFYLTPWDLVYIHPRFFVQRGLLFAKSPQPHDDFMETLLDKIKHSLSLALVHFFPLAGRLKSIKNKNPLSYSFYVDCNDSPGAKFIYGALDNTTVSDILSSTDVTEELILQSLFDDDRTANIHLHAMSLLTVHVTELVDGVFIGCGRSHFLADGNSFWHFFNMWSEIFQAQDQAEGNTNIASISISRPPVLDRWFPDGHGPLINLPSTPFHDLDYHHDDHGHKHDSTKICEAPKFRVRTFHFSSQVIAKLKAKANSEGETSKISSFQSLSALVWRCITRVRRLQPHQSTTCLVPVNTRSKLEPPLSQDYFGNSVGITVTITTAGELVGENGLSLAAWKLHQVLVSYNDKAVRKGLDAWLESPMFLNPEAGSLDPHCVMINGSAKFNTFGNEFGMGKALSILLARNTATSGKI; from the coding sequence ATGGCCAGAAATCCACCCTCTCTTCGCATTATTTCAGAGTGCTTTATCCAACCATATGATGTTGTTAGTAATTCACAACAATCCAAACAGCCATTCTACTTGACACCTTGGGATCTTGTATACATACATCCACGCTTCTTTGTCCAGCGCGGCCTTCTCTTCGCCAAATCTCCCCAGCCACATGATGATTTCATGGAAACCCTACTGGATAAGATCAAACACTCCTTATCCCTAGCCCTGGTTCATTTCTTCCCTCTAGCTGGCCGTCTTAAAtccatcaaaaacaaaaacccgcTTTCCTATTCCTTCTATGTGGATTGCAACGACAGTCCTGGTGCAAAATTCATCTACGGTGCGTTGGACAACACCACTGTATCAGATATCCTATCTTCAACCGATGTAACAGAAGAGTTGATATTACAATCCTTGTTTGATGATGATAGGACAGCCAATATTCACCTCCATGCAATGAGCTTGCTTACAGTCCATGTGACGGAGTTGGTGGATGGCGTGTTCATAGGGTGTGGAAGGAGTCACTTCCTTGCAGATGGCAACTCTTTCTGGCATTTCTTCAACATGTGGTCAGAGATCTTTCAAGCACAAGATCAAGCTGAAGGGAATACTAATATTGCTAGTATTTCCATCTCACGTCCACCAGTCCTCGACCGTTGGTTTCCTGATGGTCACGGTCCACTTATAAATCTACCCTCCACCCCTTTCCATGATCTTGATTATCATCATGATGATCATGGTCATAAGCATGATTCTACTAAAATATGTGAAGCTCCCAAATTCAGGGTGAGAACCTTTCACTTCTCATCACAAGTAATAGCAAAGCTGAAAGCAAAGGCCAATTCAGAAGGCGAAACCAGCAAAATCTCATCCTTCCAATCCTTATCTGCATTGGTATGGAGATGCATAACCAGGGTCCGCCGTTTACAACCTCATCAATCCACAACCTGCTTGGTACCTGTCAACACCAGATCGAAACTAGAGCCGCCCTTATCTCAAGATTATTTTGGGAACTCGGTTGGTATCACAGTGACAATAACTACGGCAGGTGAGCTGGTGGGTGAGAATGGTCTTAGTCTGGCGGCATGGAAATTGCATCAGGTGTTGGTTAGCTACAACGACAAGGCGGTGCGCAAGGGGCTCGATGCTTGGCTTGAATCTCCGATGTTTCTAAACCCAGAAGCTGGAAGTCTTGATCCACACTGTGTGATGATAAATGGGTCGGCCAAATTCAACACATTTGGCAATGAGTTCGGGATGGGTAAAGCGTTGTCGATTTTGTTGGCTAGAAACACTGCCACCAGTGGAAAGATATAG
- the LOC107431484 gene encoding thioredoxin H-type, producing MGLCVAKPLTDGEDSDHHFEFAGGKVSLITTKESWDQKLEEAKRDGKIVVANFSATWCGPCKMIAPLFSELSEKHPSLMFLLIDVDELTEFSTSWDIKATPTFFFLRDGQQVDKLVGANKPELEKKITAIVDSLSRFQK from the exons ATGGGACTTTGTGTGGCCAAG CCCCTAACTGATGGAGAGGATTCTGATCATCATTTTGAGTTTGCTGGTGGAAAGGTGAGCCTTATCACCACCAAAGAAAGTTGGGATCAAAAGCTGGAAGAAGCAAAAAGGGATGGCAAAATC GTGGTTGCAAACTTCAGTGCAACCTGGTGTGGTCCTTGCAAGATGATTGCACCACTATTCAGCGAGTTATCCGAGAAACATCCTTCTCTAATGTTCCTTCTAATTGATGTCGATGAATTGACC GAGTTCAGTACTTCATGGGATATCAAAGCAACTCCAACTTTTTTCTTCCTCCGAGATGGGCAACAAGTTGACAAGCTTGTGGGAGCCAACAAACCTGAGTTGGAGAAGAAAATAACTGCTATTGTAGATTCACTTTCCCGGTTCCAGAAATGA